The Treponema primitia ZAS-1 genome includes a region encoding these proteins:
- a CDS encoding carbohydrate ABC transporter permease: MRHGINFKLDAGIMSFRNYLLLLTENNALYFRWYFNSVAIALIQTVVSVVLSAGVGYALAVYNFKGRNLVFFLVLIVMMVPVEILLLPLYKIAIGLNIYNTYAGIILPYAVSAYAVFFFRQYATGLPKEFIDAARIDSCGEFRIFVQIMFPLMKPAVGAMTILQAMGSWNAFVWPMIVTGDRLKMTLPVGLSTMITPYGNNYDMLMPGAVLAVIPIAIIFIMKQSAFIDGMTIGGVKG, encoded by the coding sequence CTTGATGCGGGTATCATGAGTTTTCGCAATTACCTGCTGCTTTTAACCGAGAATAATGCGCTCTATTTCCGCTGGTATTTTAATTCGGTTGCCATTGCCCTTATACAGACGGTGGTATCGGTGGTACTTTCAGCGGGGGTAGGATATGCCCTTGCGGTGTATAATTTTAAAGGCCGCAATCTGGTGTTTTTTCTCGTGCTAATCGTGATGATGGTGCCGGTGGAAATACTGCTTTTGCCGCTGTATAAGATTGCTATCGGTTTGAATATTTACAATACCTATGCGGGTATTATTTTACCCTATGCGGTATCGGCGTATGCGGTGTTTTTTTTCCGGCAATACGCAACGGGGCTGCCGAAGGAATTTATCGACGCGGCCCGCATAGATTCCTGTGGCGAATTTCGTATTTTTGTGCAGATCATGTTTCCCCTGATGAAGCCGGCTGTCGGTGCGATGACGATATTGCAGGCCATGGGAAGTTGGAATGCCTTTGTGTGGCCGATGATTGTCACCGGTGACCGGCTTAAAATGACGCTGCCGGTGGGGCTTTCGACCATGATTACCCCGTACGGTAACAATTACGATATGCTGATGCCCGGCGCGGTACTCGCCGTTATACCCATCGCTATTATTTTTATTATGAAGCAAAGCGCTTTTATCGACGGCATGACTATTGGCGGCGTAAAAGGTTGA